Within the Micrococcales bacterium genome, the region GAGGGCTTCGCCGGCTCGCTCGTGTTCTCCGTCGCGGTGGCCATCCCGCTGTTCGCGGTGGCCTTCGGCGCACCGTGGTGGCAGGCGGCGATCTTCGGGGCCATCATGCCGATCACCGCTACCGCCGGAGACTTCATCGAGTCGGCGATCAAGCGCGACCTCGACGTCAAGGACATGTCCAACATCCTCCCCGGGCACGGGGGCCTGATGGACCGGCTCGATTCGCTCATCCCCAATGCCTTCGTGGCGTGGGCTCTGCTCGGGTGGTTCATCGGATGACCCTGCCGCTGGTGATGCAGGCACCACGCAGGGGCAAGCCACCCCGGCACCTGCTGGACCTCGACCTGCAGGAGCGCAAAGACGCCGTGACGGCCCTGGGCGGCGCCGCCTTCCGCGCGGTGCAACTGAGCCGGCAGGTGCTGGTGCGGCACGTGGACTCCGTGGAGCAGTGCACCGACCTCGGTCCCGCGGATCGGGAGCGCCTCGCACCGCTGCTGCCGTCGCTGCTGGACCCGGCGAAGGTCCTGACGTGTGACGACGACGCGACCCGCAAGACCCTGTGGCGCCTGCACGACCGGGCACTGGTGGAGTCGGTGCTCATGCGATACCCGAAGCGGATCACGCTGTGCCTGTCGTCGCAGGCCGGGTGTGGCATGGCCTGTCCGTTCTGCGCCACGGGCCAGGGTGGCCTGCAGCGCAACCTGAGCACCGCGGAGATCCTGGAGCAGGTCCGGGTGGCCGCCCGCGACGCCGAATCCGGCGTGCTGGGCCGGCCCGGGCGCCTGTCGAACGTGGTGTTCATGGGCATGGGAGAGCCCTTGGCCAACTACAACACGGTGATCGCGGCGGTCCGGCGGATGGTGGCCGAGCCGCCGGAAGGTTTCGGTATGAGCGCGCGCGGGATCACGGTGTCCACCGTGGGACTGGCGCCGCAGATCCGGCGGTTGGCTGACGAAGGAATACCGGTGACACTGGCCGTTTCACTGCACGCCCCGGATGACGAGTTGCGCAACACCCTGGTCCCGATCAACACCCGCTACGACGTGGCCGAGGTGCTGGACGCTGCCTGGATGTATGCGGACCGGACGCGGCGCCGGGTCAGTATCGAGTACGCCCTGATGAAGGACATCAACGACCAGGACTGGCGCGCCGACCTGCTCGGCGATCTGCTGCGCGGGCGGTTGGTCCACGTCAATGTGATCCCGCTGAACCCCACCCCCGGCAGCGTCTGGACGGCGTCCACCCCTGAGCGCGAGGAGTCCTTCGTGGCGCGGTTACAGGCCAGGGGGGTCGCGGTCACTGTGCGGGACACCCGCGGCCGTGAGATCGATGGGGCGTGCGGGCAGTTGGCAGCCACGGAGGCGTGAATGCGTGACCTCGTGATCCTCGGCAGCACCGGGTCGATCGGCACCCAGGCGCTCGACGTGGTGGCCCGCAATCCCGATCGCTTCCGGGTTGTGGGACTGGCCGCGGGTGGCGGCGACCCGGCGTTGCTGGCCGAACAGGTGCAGCGGTTCGGCGTCGCCCATGTGGCGGTCGCCGATGAAGCCGCCGCGGACCTGCTCGCCGCTACCGGCGCCACGGTTCACACCGGTCCGGATGCTGCTTCCGCGGTGGCCGGCCTGGGCGCACACACAGTGGTCAACGGGATCACCGGCGCCGTGGGGCTGCGGCCGACCCTGGCGGCGCTGGAGGCCGGCAGCGTCCTGGCCCTGGCGAACAAGGAATCGTTGATCATCGGCGGCGAGGTGGTCACCTCCGCCGCCCGCCCCGGGCAGATCGTGCCGGTCGACAGCGAGCACTCGGCCCTGGCCCAGTGCCTGCGGGCTGGGCGCAGCGACGAGGTCCGGCGGCTGCTCCTCACGGCCAGCGGCGGGCCCTTCCGGGGCCGCTCCCGCGACGAACTGGCCGGCGTCACCGTGGCGGAAGCGCTACGCCATCCGACCTGGGACATGGGTCCGGTCGTGACGATCAACTCCGCGACCCTGATGAACAAGGGACTGGAGGTGATCGAGGCCCACCTGCTGTTCGACATGCCGTTGGAGCGCATCCACGTCGTGGTGCACCCGCAGTCGATCGTGCACTCCATGGTGGAGTTCGTCGACGGCAGCACGATCGCCCAGGCCAGTCCACCGGACATGCGGCTGCCGATCGCGCTGGGGATGTCGTGGCCGGACCGCGTGCCGGAGGCGGCACCGGCGTGCGACTGGTCGGCGGCGGCCACCTGGGAGTTCTTCCCGCTGGACGACGAGGCCTTCCCGGCCGTCCGCTTGGCGGGCCGTGCTGCGCAGTACGGGGGCGTGGCACCGGCGGCCCTGAACGCCGCCAACGAAGAGGCGGTGGCAGCCTTCCGGGCCGGCCGCATCGGCTTCATCGCTATCAGCGAAACCGTCGCCCGCGTGATCGACGAGGTGACCTCTGGCGCATTCCTGGGGAACCGGGTGACACTGGAAGACGTCCTGGAAACGGATGCCTGGGCGCGGCGACGTGCCATGTCGATCATGGAGGAGGAGTCATGACCCTGGTCGGGATCCTGGCGCTGGTGGTCGCGCTGGCGGTGTCGATCGGGCTGCACGAACTCGGGCACATGATCCCCGCGAAGAAGTTCGGCGTGAAGGTCACCCAGTACATGATCGGCTTCGGTCCTACCCTCTGGTCGCGGCGCAAGGGTGACACCGAGTACGGCGTGAAGGGTGTCCCGCTGGGCGGTTACATCCGCATGATCGGCATGTTCCCCCCCGGACCCGACGGCCAGGTCAAGGCCGGCAGCACGGGCCGGTTGGGGACCTTGATCGAGCAGGCACGCGCGGAGTCGGCGGCTGAGATCGTCGAACCAGGTGACGACAAGCGCACGTTCTACCGGCTGTCCGCTCCCAAGAAGCTGGTCGTGATGCTCGGCGGGCCGGTCATGAACCTGCTGCTGGCGATCGTGCTGTTCACCATCGTCTTCGCCGGGTTCGGGACGCCGACGCCGACCACCACCGTGTCCACAGTCACCGCCTGCGTCCCCACCGCCACCGATCCGCAGGGCGAGTGCACGGCAGGCTCCGGCCAGCCGACGGGCGCGGCCGAGGCCGGGCTGCAGGCCGGGGACCGGATCGTGGCCTGGGACGGCGTTCCGGTCGCCGAGTGGCCGCAACTGAGCGAGGCGATCCGCTCATCTCAGACCGGCGGCCACGAGGTCACCGTCGTGCGCGATGGCCGCGAACTGACGGTCGAGGTCCCGTTGACAACTGTGGACGGCACTCTGCTGGGTGACTCGGCCCAGCCGCGGGGGTTCCTCGGCGTC harbors:
- the rlmN gene encoding 23S rRNA (adenine(2503)-C(2))-methyltransferase RlmN, whose product is MTLPLVMQAPRRGKPPRHLLDLDLQERKDAVTALGGAAFRAVQLSRQVLVRHVDSVEQCTDLGPADRERLAPLLPSLLDPAKVLTCDDDATRKTLWRLHDRALVESVLMRYPKRITLCLSSQAGCGMACPFCATGQGGLQRNLSTAEILEQVRVAARDAESGVLGRPGRLSNVVFMGMGEPLANYNTVIAAVRRMVAEPPEGFGMSARGITVSTVGLAPQIRRLADEGIPVTLAVSLHAPDDELRNTLVPINTRYDVAEVLDAAWMYADRTRRRVSIEYALMKDINDQDWRADLLGDLLRGRLVHVNVIPLNPTPGSVWTASTPEREESFVARLQARGVAVTVRDTRGREIDGACGQLAATEA
- a CDS encoding 1-deoxy-D-xylulose-5-phosphate reductoisomerase gives rise to the protein MRDLVILGSTGSIGTQALDVVARNPDRFRVVGLAAGGGDPALLAEQVQRFGVAHVAVADEAAADLLAATGATVHTGPDAASAVAGLGAHTVVNGITGAVGLRPTLAALEAGSVLALANKESLIIGGEVVTSAARPGQIVPVDSEHSALAQCLRAGRSDEVRRLLLTASGGPFRGRSRDELAGVTVAEALRHPTWDMGPVVTINSATLMNKGLEVIEAHLLFDMPLERIHVVVHPQSIVHSMVEFVDGSTIAQASPPDMRLPIALGMSWPDRVPEAAPACDWSAAATWEFFPLDDEAFPAVRLAGRAAQYGGVAPAALNAANEEAVAAFRAGRIGFIAISETVARVIDEVTSGAFLGNRVTLEDVLETDAWARRRAMSIMEEES
- a CDS encoding site-2 protease family protein, with translation MTLVGILALVVALAVSIGLHELGHMIPAKKFGVKVTQYMIGFGPTLWSRRKGDTEYGVKGVPLGGYIRMIGMFPPGPDGQVKAGSTGRLGTLIEQARAESAAEIVEPGDDKRTFYRLSAPKKLVVMLGGPVMNLLLAIVLFTIVFAGFGTPTPTTTVSTVTACVPTATDPQGECTAGSGQPTGAAEAGLQAGDRIVAWDGVPVAEWPQLSEAIRSSQTGGHEVTVVRDGRELTVEVPLTTVDGTLLGDSAQPRGFLGVSPVIELQPLPLTAVPGQMWDISVRSAQALASFPAKMVGLTEAAFTDQARDPEGPVGVVGVSRISGEVASADAPPSWRIAQFLAIVASLNLFLFLFNLLPILPLDGGHVAGALFEGARRQVARWRHRPDPGPVDVARMLPVAYTVAVILIAMSVIILWADIVKPIRLG